A part of Geothrix oryzae genomic DNA contains:
- the hemC gene encoding hydroxymethylbilane synthase yields MRHVTVATRGSALAVGQAEPMVRFLESKGYEVSWRKFSTSGDQWLQGPLDKQVGGGFFTKELEDAMAGGHADLLIHSLKDVSLERPAGIVSACIPHREDPSDWLVMRPDAPEDLVIGTSAVRRERVLSQLFPKARFTWIRGNVQTRLQRVRDGILRDEPVHATMLAAAGLKRLGLDLSGLTVRPLTAAELPSAPGQGALLAEARADRPDLIEALAEIHDAMTARCVALERQVLAGIGGGCQQPLGALATPQADGSLLLQAAYAPDGELRRAEARGTDDRDLLARVLKGIGLS; encoded by the coding sequence ATGAGACATGTCACGGTCGCCACCCGAGGATCCGCCCTGGCCGTCGGCCAGGCCGAGCCCATGGTGAGGTTCCTCGAATCGAAAGGCTACGAAGTGTCGTGGCGCAAATTCTCCACTTCCGGCGACCAGTGGCTGCAGGGGCCCCTCGACAAGCAGGTGGGTGGCGGCTTCTTCACCAAGGAGCTGGAGGACGCCATGGCCGGCGGCCACGCGGACCTGCTCATCCACAGCCTCAAGGATGTGTCGCTGGAACGGCCGGCCGGCATCGTGTCCGCCTGCATCCCTCATCGCGAGGATCCTTCGGACTGGCTGGTGATGCGGCCGGACGCCCCGGAGGATCTGGTCATCGGCACCAGCGCCGTGCGCCGCGAGCGCGTGCTGAGCCAGCTGTTCCCCAAGGCCCGCTTCACCTGGATCCGGGGCAATGTCCAGACGCGCCTCCAGCGCGTGCGCGACGGCATCCTCCGGGACGAGCCCGTGCATGCCACCATGCTCGCCGCGGCGGGCCTGAAGCGGCTGGGTCTGGACCTCTCGGGGCTGACGGTCCGCCCGCTCACGGCGGCGGAGCTGCCTTCGGCGCCGGGGCAGGGCGCCCTTCTGGCGGAGGCCCGAGCCGACCGTCCCGATCTGATCGAGGCCCTGGCCGAAATCCATGACGCCATGACCGCCCGCTGCGTCGCCCTGGAGCGCCAGGTGCTGGCCGGCATCGGCGGCGGCTGCCAGCAGCCGCTGGGGGCGCTGGCCACCCCCCAGGCCGATGGGTCGCTGCTGCTCCAGGCCGCCTACGCGCCGGATGGTGAACTCCGC
- a CDS encoding NAD(P)-binding domain-containing protein, which translates to MEPVLISFHAPIHDLDVVAQHVVRDGVPARLREWQKQTGARELVYLATCQRVLWLVWGGNPAALDPGPGVRRYEGEEAWVHLLAMSAGLESANLGDREIPGQMKDSLEQARQVGVAGEEAHAVFEDVIREGQRLRSRLGLADGNVSVATVALKHLCEGLPEGASVALVGVGPMTQYLAQRLPERGFKVVVANRTRSKAHELAEPLGLPVVELAQLQRDPLGFDAIVSATAAPEPIFTLDAWQTLKRPILRILDLALPPDSEPGLEQLPWVHRVDLTAFLAQTTTARAQRAEAALKAESFLVGAAGRLRHRAHGRAHKRHLASAQERLDSAWGALEAEVKALEDSMQGLDEAQREALKEILSRGRTLAFRALIQTQPKPNADGEVVKP; encoded by the coding sequence ATGGAACCCGTGCTGATCAGCTTTCACGCCCCCATCCACGATCTGGACGTGGTGGCGCAGCATGTGGTCCGGGACGGCGTGCCGGCCCGGCTCCGGGAATGGCAGAAGCAGACCGGCGCCCGCGAGCTGGTCTACCTGGCCACCTGCCAGCGGGTGCTGTGGCTGGTCTGGGGCGGAAATCCCGCGGCTCTGGACCCTGGACCCGGCGTGCGGCGCTACGAGGGTGAAGAGGCGTGGGTCCACCTGCTGGCGATGTCGGCTGGGTTGGAATCCGCCAACCTCGGCGACCGTGAAATCCCCGGCCAGATGAAGGATTCCCTCGAGCAGGCGCGCCAAGTGGGCGTGGCCGGCGAAGAGGCCCATGCCGTGTTCGAGGATGTGATCCGCGAGGGCCAGCGCCTTCGGTCCCGCCTCGGCCTGGCGGACGGCAATGTCAGCGTCGCCACCGTGGCCCTGAAGCATCTCTGCGAAGGCCTCCCTGAGGGGGCCTCCGTCGCCCTGGTCGGCGTGGGCCCCATGACGCAGTACCTCGCCCAGCGCCTGCCGGAACGGGGATTCAAGGTCGTCGTGGCCAACCGGACCCGGAGCAAGGCCCACGAACTGGCGGAGCCCCTTGGGCTGCCCGTCGTGGAGCTGGCCCAGCTCCAGCGGGATCCGCTGGGCTTCGACGCCATCGTCAGCGCCACGGCCGCCCCCGAACCGATCTTCACCCTGGATGCCTGGCAGACCCTCAAGCGCCCGATCCTCCGCATCCTCGACCTGGCGCTGCCGCCGGACTCGGAACCGGGCCTGGAGCAGCTGCCCTGGGTCCACCGGGTGGATCTCACGGCCTTCCTCGCGCAGACCACCACGGCGCGGGCCCAGCGGGCGGAAGCCGCCCTCAAGGCCGAGTCCTTCCTCGTGGGGGCCGCAGGGCGCCTGCGGCACCGGGCCCACGGGCGGGCCCACAAGCGCCATCTGGCCTCGGCCCAGGAGCGCCTGGATTCGGCCTGGGGCGCCCTGGAGGCCGAAGTGAAGGCGCTCGAGGATTCCATGCAGGGGCTCGACGAAGCCCAGCGCGAAGCCCTCAAGGAGATCCTGTCCCGGGGCCGCACCCTGGCGTTCCGCGCCCTGATCCAGACCCAGCCCAAGCCCAACGCAGATGGAGAGGTGGTCAAGCCATGA